A window of the Pantoea sp. Lij88 genome harbors these coding sequences:
- the afaD gene encoding AfaD family invasin: protein MHHRLKRISNLLVIMFIVSFQSPEANTLKLTITPEQDLYAGRINDGAELATIHVSGMSESCVLNVWIEPPGKEIMPGHYILTDRNKGVNELNVRLSGDNWKPDAQAGKGVLSTFTSKLATLNVVSNGDQFIASHISSMQISAQCRNN from the coding sequence ATGCATCATCGATTAAAAAGAATATCAAATCTTCTGGTCATAATGTTTATTGTTTCTTTTCAGAGCCCTGAAGCAAATACTCTTAAACTCACAATAACACCAGAACAGGATTTGTATGCTGGCAGAATAAATGATGGAGCAGAACTGGCAACAATCCACGTATCAGGGATGTCAGAATCCTGCGTGCTCAATGTGTGGATTGAACCACCCGGTAAAGAGATTATGCCGGGACATTATATATTAACTGACCGCAATAAAGGAGTAAATGAACTAAATGTAAGACTATCAGGTGATAACTGGAAACCTGACGCTCAGGCTGGAAAAGGCGTGTTGTCAACATTTACATCAAAACTCGCCACATTAAATGTTGTGAGTAATGGCGACCAGTTTATAGCAAGCCATATTTCTTCCATGCAAATTTCCGCTCAATGCCGTAATAACTAA
- a CDS encoding YdaS family helix-turn-helix protein — MSFINLAIKSVGVAEVAKACGISPRAVYKWLNKGSLPKTEFYGGTQYAMTIEKLSQGQFCSDKLLEESRISLLKR, encoded by the coding sequence ATGTCATTCATTAACCTTGCAATTAAGTCTGTGGGAGTTGCTGAAGTTGCGAAAGCGTGTGGAATCAGTCCAAGAGCGGTCTACAAGTGGCTCAACAAGGGTTCACTTCCTAAAACAGAGTTTTATGGGGGAACTCAATATGCAATGACTATTGAGAAGTTATCTCAGGGGCAGTTCTGCTCAGATAAGTTACTGGAAGAAAGCCGGATATCTTTGCTGAAACGTTAG
- a CDS encoding ANR family transcriptional regulator has protein sequence MNQRKADRNQRYYAVAEAAALAERCEKFDQAGKLWLRAMKLAVRPMNAQWAEHRSQCCMSALRNGWSYIRD, from the coding sequence ATGAATCAGAGAAAGGCTGACCGCAACCAGCGTTATTACGCCGTCGCCGAGGCGGCGGCACTTGCCGAACGCTGCGAAAAGTTTGATCAGGCGGGGAAACTCTGGCTGCGGGCAATGAAGCTGGCCGTAAGACCGATGAATGCCCAGTGGGCAGAACATCGCAGTCAGTGTTGTATGAGTGCATTACGTAATGGATGGTCTTATATCAGGGATTAA
- a CDS encoding MFS transporter, with protein MSQRSLFALCLMSFFLADVRDGLGPFLGIFLTERHWRPDEIGLVMTCGGIAGLLATLPAGIAADATRHKKMIVLLGCLVITVATLLLWYSNQTWTAMVSQIVAGIAAAFIGPTVAGITLGLTGQRGFNHQMGRNEAFNHGGNTIAALLAGFAAWYWGMGAVFILMTVMAVFAAFATLAIRGDEIDNDVARGYEQNEERQPALNLSMLMRNPALMIAGVTLLLFHLANAALLPMLSMRVASAGGQTAVSPGLFAAATVVISQLVMIPVALWVSKRVETHGYRLFIMVALIILPLRAVIAAGFAEPIFVIPVQMLDGIAAGILGVAVPGYIVTLMRGTGHVNAGQSVVMLMQGVGAALSPAMTGMIAARYSYSTAFAVLGAIALAALILWWRNGSSPATRLA; from the coding sequence ATGTCTCAGCGTTCACTCTTTGCGCTCTGTTTAATGAGCTTTTTTCTGGCCGATGTCCGTGATGGACTGGGGCCTTTTCTGGGGATTTTTCTCACAGAGCGACACTGGCGACCCGATGAAATTGGTCTGGTGATGACCTGTGGCGGGATCGCCGGATTACTTGCCACGCTGCCTGCCGGGATCGCCGCCGATGCAACCCGCCATAAAAAAATGATTGTGCTGCTGGGCTGTCTGGTGATTACCGTTGCCACGCTGCTGCTGTGGTACAGCAATCAGACCTGGACGGCGATGGTCTCGCAAATTGTGGCGGGCATTGCTGCGGCATTTATTGGCCCGACCGTGGCGGGGATCACCCTGGGTCTGACGGGACAGCGCGGCTTTAACCATCAGATGGGACGCAATGAAGCTTTTAATCATGGTGGCAACACCATTGCCGCCTTACTGGCCGGTTTTGCGGCCTGGTACTGGGGAATGGGTGCCGTCTTTATCCTCATGACGGTGATGGCTGTTTTCGCGGCTTTTGCCACGCTGGCGATTCGCGGTGATGAGATCGATAACGACGTGGCGCGTGGGTATGAACAGAATGAAGAGCGGCAGCCCGCGCTGAACTTATCGATGCTGATGCGAAATCCGGCGCTGATGATTGCGGGTGTGACGCTGCTGCTGTTTCATCTTGCCAACGCCGCGCTGCTGCCCATGCTGAGCATGCGCGTCGCCTCTGCAGGGGGCCAGACGGCAGTCAGCCCGGGCCTTTTCGCTGCAGCAACGGTAGTGATTTCCCAGTTGGTGATGATCCCGGTCGCGCTGTGGGTCTCTAAACGTGTTGAAACGCACGGCTATCGCCTGTTTATCATGGTCGCCCTGATAATCTTACCGCTGCGCGCGGTGATCGCTGCAGGCTTCGCTGAGCCGATTTTCGTCATTCCGGTTCAGATGCTGGACGGTATTGCCGCCGGGATCCTGGGCGTCGCAGTACCGGGCTACATCGTTACCCTGATGCGGGGCACCGGCCACGTAAATGCCGGTCAGAGCGTCGTTATGCTGATGCAGGGCGTAGGGGCGGCTCTGAGTCCCGCCATGACCGGCATGATCGCCGCTCGTTATTCTTACAGCACCGCGTTTGCGGTACTTGGTGCGATAGCCCTGGCGGCGCTGATTTTATGGTGGCGCAACGGGAGTTCGCCTGCCACCCGTCTTGCCTGA
- a CDS encoding nitroreductase family protein → MSELINIFTSHKSERSFTEQPVDEAVLDRILSTAYRAPTSVNSQQVSVVITRDAGRRAEIAAIAGGQPWIAKAPVFVTFVLDMHKSAVGMAAVDQQQIAHQSIESIVSGATDIGIALGSVMAAARAEGLGIVPIGGIRRDPEAMISLLELPPMTFPIAGVVIGHVDEPAHQKPRLPLATFRHDETYQTQGLEQQIAAYNEEMVQHWKNIGRNDGESWSESVSGYYKNIYFPAVLPALLKQGFGTDK, encoded by the coding sequence ATGAGCGAACTGATTAATATTTTTACAAGTCATAAAAGTGAACGCAGTTTCACTGAGCAACCTGTCGATGAAGCCGTGCTGGATCGTATCCTCAGCACCGCTTACCGCGCACCAACATCAGTAAACTCGCAGCAGGTTTCTGTCGTGATTACGCGTGACGCAGGACGTCGCGCAGAGATCGCCGCCATCGCTGGCGGTCAGCCGTGGATTGCCAAAGCACCGGTGTTTGTCACCTTTGTGCTGGATATGCATAAATCAGCGGTGGGCATGGCCGCTGTCGATCAGCAGCAGATTGCCCATCAGAGCATCGAGAGCATCGTGTCAGGTGCTACCGATATCGGTATTGCGCTGGGATCGGTAATGGCCGCTGCACGTGCAGAAGGTCTGGGCATTGTGCCGATTGGCGGTATCCGTCGTGATCCAGAGGCGATGATTTCACTGCTGGAACTGCCGCCGATGACCTTCCCGATTGCGGGCGTGGTGATTGGTCACGTTGACGAACCGGCTCATCAGAAACCGCGTCTGCCTCTGGCAACGTTCCGCCATGATGAGACGTATCAGACCCAGGGTCTGGAGCAGCAGATTGCGGCCTACAACGAAGAAATGGTTCAGCACTGGAAAAACATCGGTCGTAACGACGGTGAGAGCTGGAGCGAGAGCGTCAGCGGTTACTACAAAAACATCTACTTCCCGGCTGTACTGCCAGCACTGCTGAAGCAGGGTTTCGGCACGGATAAATAA
- a CDS encoding RecT family recombinase, whose product MQNQLMISAPDSADTTATIFSPDALDKLMRFAEIMASSRVTVPAHLAGKAADCLAVTMQAMQWRMNPFAVAQKTFMVNGVLGYEAQLVNAVINSMAPTRDRLHYEWFGSWENVIGRFTEKTSSKGNKYIAPDWTLQDESGCGVRVWATMKNEQEPRVLELLLSQAQVRNSTLWASDPRQQLAYLAVKRWARLHCPDVILGVYTPDELETLSPAERDVTPPAHNDLNGLINQSASTENGVPLQNHSVPDLRTEEIKAETPVPAAPPASPVRSPDQPASAPPPSPKHCPGKEQERAEDRERSSEELLADFCEAAMKSQSVSALARCYAYASKVLKPVPPLLDKATDVFLVRKAEIEEEARK is encoded by the coding sequence ATGCAAAATCAACTGATGATCTCTGCGCCGGACAGCGCGGACACAACTGCCACTATTTTCAGCCCTGATGCCCTGGATAAACTGATGCGTTTTGCAGAAATCATGGCCAGCAGCAGAGTCACTGTCCCTGCTCACCTCGCGGGCAAAGCCGCGGACTGTCTGGCCGTGACCATGCAGGCCATGCAGTGGCGTATGAATCCGTTCGCCGTTGCACAGAAAACCTTCATGGTGAATGGCGTGCTGGGATACGAGGCACAGCTGGTGAATGCGGTCATTAACTCCATGGCCCCAACACGGGATCGGCTGCATTACGAATGGTTTGGGTCATGGGAAAATGTTATCGGCAGATTCACTGAGAAAACCTCATCCAAAGGCAATAAATACATCGCACCGGACTGGACACTGCAGGATGAATCCGGATGCGGTGTTCGGGTGTGGGCAACAATGAAGAACGAGCAGGAGCCGCGGGTGCTGGAACTGCTGCTCTCACAGGCACAGGTGCGGAACTCAACACTCTGGGCGAGCGATCCGCGTCAGCAGCTGGCTTATCTCGCTGTTAAACGCTGGGCCCGTCTGCACTGCCCGGACGTCATTCTGGGGGTGTACACACCGGATGAACTTGAAACGTTATCGCCTGCAGAACGCGACGTGACCCCGCCAGCTCATAATGATTTGAATGGGTTAATCAATCAGTCTGCCAGCACGGAGAACGGTGTTCCGCTGCAAAACCATTCTGTCCCGGACCTGCGAACTGAAGAGATTAAAGCAGAAACGCCCGTGCCTGCAGCGCCACCAGCCAGCCCGGTCAGATCGCCTGACCAGCCGGCAAGCGCACCCCCGCCCTCGCCTAAACACTGTCCGGGTAAAGAACAGGAACGCGCTGAGGACAGGGAACGTTCTTCAGAAGAACTTCTCGCTGATTTTTGTGAGGCAGCCATGAAAAGTCAGTCGGTCAGCGCACTCGCCCGCTGCTACGCCTACGCATCAAAGGTACTCAAACCGGTGCCACCGCTGCTGGATAAAGCCACAGATGTTTTTCTGGTCAGGAAAGCCGAGATTGAAGAAGAAGCCAGAAAATAG
- a CDS encoding YdgH/BhsA/McbA-like domain containing protein, which yields MKNVKALSIAAIAALSMISFGSFAETVSVTSSTLDGAESKIAAQAQEQGAQYKITEANTNNRVHMTAELYK from the coding sequence ATGAAAAACGTAAAAGCACTTTCAATCGCCGCCATCGCTGCTCTTTCAATGATCTCTTTCGGCAGCTTTGCTGAGACCGTTTCTGTAACTTCCTCAACACTGGATGGTGCAGAATCGAAAATCGCTGCTCAGGCTCAGGAACAGGGCGCGCAGTACAAAATCACGGAAGCGAACACCAACAACCGTGTTCACATGACCGCAGAACTGTATAAATAA
- a CDS encoding PD-(D/E)XK nuclease-like domain-containing protein yields MKPGIYEGLSNEAYHAGPGVSKSQLDDIAVNPAIYLWRKHAPVDTDKTAALDMGSALHCMLLEPEQFDKRFIVAPSFNRRTSQGKADEAAFLNETRIRNMTVMDAEQGRKLQLMRESVLAHHAARFFLEAEGPCESSMYWSDPETEELCRIRPDKYLTGRPVIVDVKKVSDMARFARHIGEFRYHVQAAMYCEGFYHCFGTYPQFVFIAVSESIDCGRYPVRVYELHDDDMSAGSTLFRRDLSTFHACRLSNNWGGVEIIQRPVWAR; encoded by the coding sequence ATGAAACCGGGTATCTATGAAGGCCTCAGCAATGAGGCCTATCACGCCGGTCCCGGCGTCAGTAAATCGCAGCTCGATGACATTGCGGTTAACCCGGCCATTTACCTTTGGCGCAAACATGCGCCTGTGGATACGGATAAAACAGCCGCACTGGATATGGGAAGCGCGCTGCACTGCATGCTGCTTGAGCCTGAACAGTTTGATAAGCGCTTTATTGTGGCTCCTTCTTTTAACCGGCGCACCTCTCAGGGTAAAGCAGACGAAGCAGCATTTCTGAATGAGACGCGCATCCGGAACATGACTGTTATGGATGCAGAACAGGGCCGGAAACTTCAGCTCATGAGAGAGAGCGTGCTGGCGCATCACGCTGCACGCTTTTTTCTGGAGGCTGAAGGCCCGTGTGAATCCTCAATGTACTGGTCCGATCCAGAGACAGAGGAGCTCTGCCGCATCCGTCCGGATAAATATCTGACCGGCAGGCCTGTCATTGTTGATGTGAAAAAGGTCAGTGATATGGCCCGCTTCGCCCGGCACATCGGGGAGTTCCGGTACCACGTTCAGGCAGCCATGTACTGCGAGGGCTTTTATCACTGCTTTGGCACGTATCCGCAGTTCGTTTTTATTGCGGTCAGCGAGTCGATCGACTGTGGCCGCTATCCGGTTCGGGTGTATGAGCTGCATGACGATGACATGAGCGCGGGTTCCACCCTCTTCCGTCGTGATTTGAGCACATTCCATGCCTGTCGCCTCAGCAATAACTGGGGCGGCGTAGAAATAATTCAGCGCCCTGTATGGGCACGTTAA
- a CDS encoding fimbria/pilus periplasmic chaperone: MTRTTNAIIIVAAILCSLQLARGESMPLENELQSFSVKTGATRIIYSVGSNGASMTVMNPQAYPMLVQSEVMMEDRKTRAPFIVTPPLFRLDGHQQSRIKVLATSSHNNDTKESLYWLCVTGIPPEADADWTGDAYKKKKAGQHATLLTQLRIKSCLKLLVRPSSLRGTPEDFASSLTWVKRGETLTVSNPTPFYMNLRSVQLGKSSVANPEYVPPMGKRELRIPADASGQVHWRLITDYGGDSKAFTSDMSTDPVSH, from the coding sequence ATGACCAGAACAACGAATGCCATTATTATTGTGGCGGCCATACTGTGCTCGCTCCAGCTTGCAAGGGGAGAAAGTATGCCGCTGGAAAATGAACTCCAGTCCTTTTCTGTAAAAACCGGCGCAACCCGGATTATTTATTCTGTGGGTTCGAATGGTGCTTCAATGACCGTGATGAACCCGCAGGCATATCCGATGCTGGTGCAGTCGGAAGTCATGATGGAAGACCGGAAAACCCGGGCCCCGTTTATTGTCACCCCGCCGCTGTTCCGTCTGGACGGTCATCAGCAGAGCCGGATAAAGGTTCTCGCAACCAGCAGCCACAATAATGACACGAAAGAGTCACTTTACTGGCTTTGCGTAACAGGCATCCCCCCTGAGGCGGATGCGGACTGGACGGGTGATGCGTATAAAAAGAAAAAGGCCGGGCAGCACGCCACCCTTCTGACGCAACTGCGTATCAAAAGCTGCCTGAAACTGCTTGTACGCCCATCCTCCCTCAGAGGCACACCCGAAGACTTTGCCTCCAGCCTGACCTGGGTAAAACGCGGTGAGACGCTCACGGTCAGCAACCCGACGCCCTTTTACATGAATCTCAGAAGTGTTCAGCTTGGAAAATCGAGTGTGGCCAACCCTGAATATGTTCCTCCGATGGGTAAACGGGAACTGCGCATACCTGCGGATGCGTCAGGTCAGGTGCACTGGCGACTGATTACCGATTATGGCGGAGACAGCAAAGCGTTCACGTCCGACATGAGCACTGATCCTGTTTCTCACTGA
- the gamL gene encoding host nuclease inhibitor GamL has product MITPYALLERHKDHLDAQEQDAIRKEQWIDDEAQRLLSCFPDHLHLFRHWNLHPDAMKCCAHPEAAEEYISFITNLAYLQAARNYDLQVLLGWEEPA; this is encoded by the coding sequence ATGATCACACCCTATGCTTTGCTGGAACGTCATAAAGACCACCTGGATGCCCAGGAGCAGGACGCAATCAGGAAAGAACAGTGGATCGATGACGAAGCCCAGCGCCTGCTGTCCTGTTTTCCTGACCACCTTCACCTGTTCCGTCACTGGAACCTGCATCCTGATGCGATGAAGTGCTGTGCCCACCCTGAAGCCGCTGAGGAATACATCAGCTTTATCACGAATCTGGCCTACCTGCAGGCGGCCCGAAATTACGACCTTCAGGTGCTGCTTGGCTGGGAGGAACCAGCATGA
- a CDS encoding XRE family transcriptional regulator, with translation MVQTETIRQQFAARLTEALNNAKYPPHGRGVMLAQRMGVTSKAVSKWLTGESLPRAAMMKNIAKALNVDPLWLQHGDEANAGEERLAHALFRGSFPLMGWDEVINVTQFFEKGLDRFSYFYSGAVLGDAPAFWLVVKDDSMTSPAGPCVPENSMILIDTGRIPENGQLVVAKLASAKEVTFKQYIVDEGINRKYLKPLNTNYKPVEIDDSCKFIGVVIECRMSFVSPDPAQSLSVIPHT, from the coding sequence ATGGTTCAAACAGAAACGATCCGTCAGCAGTTTGCAGCGCGGCTTACTGAAGCGCTCAACAACGCCAAATACCCGCCACATGGTCGGGGGGTAATGCTTGCTCAGCGTATGGGGGTAACATCGAAGGCTGTCAGTAAATGGCTGACTGGTGAGTCACTTCCCCGGGCTGCGATGATGAAAAACATCGCTAAAGCTCTGAACGTAGACCCACTGTGGCTGCAACATGGAGATGAGGCTAATGCTGGTGAAGAAAGGTTAGCTCATGCCCTGTTTCGCGGTAGCTTTCCGTTAATGGGCTGGGATGAGGTTATTAATGTCACGCAGTTTTTTGAGAAAGGTTTGGACAGATTCAGTTATTTCTATTCCGGCGCTGTACTGGGAGATGCCCCGGCATTCTGGCTAGTCGTTAAAGACGACTCAATGACGAGCCCCGCGGGCCCATGTGTCCCCGAGAACAGCATGATTCTTATAGACACAGGTCGCATTCCAGAAAATGGCCAATTAGTCGTTGCTAAACTTGCTTCTGCAAAAGAAGTGACTTTTAAACAGTACATTGTTGATGAGGGTATCAACAGAAAGTATCTCAAGCCATTGAATACTAATTATAAACCTGTGGAAATTGATGATTCCTGCAAGTTTATTGGTGTGGTGATAGAGTGCCGAATGAGCTTTGTTTCCCCCGATCCCGCCCAAAGCCTCAGTGTGATACCGCACACTTAA
- a CDS encoding fimbria/pilus outer membrane usher protein yields the protein MTVYRPLFVAGLTLAAVQAEGKVYTFNPALIAGSNKETDLRLFSQGSQLPGIYPTDIYLNNTLIDSRPVSYKLRPDKYDRQRLVPHLSRPMLSGYGVRMKSFKVTEKEKRSGFFDLSQIPGAQADFHFNEQSLHLSIPQVYLKPGFKGIAPRTLWDDGIPAFIMNYRAGTSQSITHGPWGRKSQYSWLQLTPGVNIGAWRLRNVTSWQQTRGTPGRWQAMTTYLERGINGINSRLTLGERYTASEIFDSVPFRGVMLASDDRMVPSSQYMFAPVIRGVARTQARVEVKQNGYTIYNQVVAPGPFALTDFNPAGAGGDFQVTVWEADGVPQVFTVPFQTPAVAIKEGYLRYSLMAGQYRSSDRRVTRAPVMEATAMYGLPFGFTLYGGIQAARHYQSSSLGTGLSIGNWGALSSDVTLSHAQLSGHDPVHGYSWRMRYSKEFVGTNTSLSLVNLQFSQPDYLTLAETLESWRIDGMAPGIRRKRRKSRTGLSISQGLGKWGYLNAGAYQDIYWNRGLRESRLNAGYSVRFRDMTLSLNWSASQRTRHHPKEQMMSLWLSVPLKKWMGGNTRASYRFTHLSSGPATQSAGLSGDAFDQRLSWNVDQRYTTGHAGSRSNGDVSLGWTGTYGHIAGDYSYDRHYQQCAVAIDGGLIAHRNGMTFTQALGETNALIEAKGASGVKVSGFPGIATDYRGYTVQPWLNPYHENSLSLDPTTLPSEAEITITDSKVVPTAGAIIPVKFKTRVGAKAVITLLQPDGTKVPFGSVVRMSSDSGNEGIVDNDGKVYMSGLPPEGNLTVIGKTHSLKCPYHLIKNDEAHGLNFFTAKCK from the coding sequence ATGACTGTTTACAGACCACTTTTCGTGGCCGGTCTGACGCTGGCTGCGGTTCAGGCAGAAGGCAAAGTCTATACCTTCAACCCGGCTCTCATTGCCGGAAGTAATAAAGAAACAGACCTCAGGCTTTTCAGTCAGGGCAGTCAGCTACCGGGCATTTATCCGACTGACATCTATCTGAACAACACACTCATCGACTCCCGGCCAGTCAGTTACAAATTAAGGCCGGATAAATATGATCGTCAGAGACTCGTCCCTCACCTCAGTAGACCCATGCTGTCAGGTTACGGAGTACGCATGAAGAGCTTCAAGGTTACTGAGAAGGAAAAACGCTCAGGCTTTTTTGATCTGTCGCAGATACCGGGCGCTCAGGCTGATTTCCACTTTAATGAGCAGTCACTGCATCTGAGTATTCCTCAGGTTTATCTGAAGCCCGGGTTTAAAGGCATCGCACCCCGGACACTGTGGGACGACGGCATACCTGCCTTCATCATGAATTACCGTGCGGGGACAAGCCAGAGTATTACCCATGGCCCCTGGGGAAGAAAATCTCAGTACTCCTGGCTGCAACTGACGCCAGGCGTCAACATCGGTGCCTGGCGGCTTCGCAACGTCACCAGCTGGCAGCAAACACGTGGAACGCCCGGACGCTGGCAGGCCATGACGACTTATCTGGAGCGCGGTATTAATGGCATCAACAGCCGCCTGACGCTGGGTGAACGTTATACCGCCTCTGAGATTTTTGACAGCGTTCCCTTCAGAGGCGTCATGCTTGCCTCTGACGATCGGATGGTGCCTTCCAGCCAGTATATGTTTGCGCCGGTCATACGTGGCGTGGCGAGAACCCAGGCCCGCGTTGAGGTAAAGCAGAACGGCTACACTATTTATAACCAGGTCGTCGCACCGGGTCCGTTCGCCCTGACTGACTTCAATCCTGCCGGCGCAGGTGGTGATTTTCAGGTTACGGTATGGGAGGCGGATGGTGTTCCTCAGGTTTTCACTGTTCCTTTCCAGACGCCAGCAGTCGCCATTAAAGAGGGCTACCTGCGCTACAGTCTGATGGCCGGGCAGTATCGTTCGTCTGACAGGAGAGTGACAAGAGCGCCGGTCATGGAAGCCACCGCCATGTACGGTCTTCCCTTTGGATTCACGCTTTATGGCGGAATCCAGGCAGCCCGGCACTATCAGTCTTCATCCCTGGGTACCGGGCTGAGCATAGGCAACTGGGGTGCACTCTCTTCAGATGTCACACTCAGCCACGCCCAGCTCTCAGGTCATGACCCGGTACACGGTTATTCCTGGCGTATGCGGTACAGCAAAGAGTTTGTCGGGACAAATACTTCGCTGTCACTGGTCAATTTACAGTTCAGCCAGCCGGACTATCTCACACTGGCTGAAACACTGGAGAGCTGGCGGATTGATGGAATGGCGCCAGGCATTCGCAGAAAAAGGAGAAAAAGCCGTACCGGTCTATCCATCAGTCAGGGACTGGGTAAATGGGGTTACCTGAACGCAGGTGCTTATCAGGATATCTACTGGAACCGCGGCCTGCGCGAAAGCCGCCTTAACGCGGGATACTCTGTTCGGTTCAGGGATATGACGCTGTCATTAAACTGGTCTGCCAGTCAACGTACCAGGCACCATCCTAAGGAACAGATGATGAGCCTCTGGCTCTCTGTTCCGCTGAAAAAATGGATGGGTGGCAACACGCGCGCGTCGTACCGGTTCACGCATTTATCGTCCGGCCCTGCCACTCAATCTGCAGGCTTAAGCGGTGATGCGTTTGATCAGCGCCTCAGCTGGAATGTTGATCAGCGTTATACCACCGGACACGCAGGAAGCCGGAGCAATGGCGACGTATCTCTGGGATGGACCGGAACCTACGGCCACATCGCAGGTGATTATAGCTATGACCGCCATTACCAGCAGTGTGCCGTTGCCATAGACGGCGGCCTTATCGCCCATCGCAATGGAATGACTTTCACGCAGGCCCTTGGCGAAACCAATGCACTCATTGAAGCCAAGGGTGCTTCAGGTGTGAAGGTATCGGGTTTTCCGGGCATTGCTACGGACTATCGTGGTTATACAGTTCAGCCCTGGCTGAACCCCTACCATGAAAATTCTCTTTCATTAGATCCAACAACGTTGCCGTCGGAGGCTGAAATAACAATCACTGACAGTAAAGTTGTGCCTACAGCAGGGGCTATCATTCCTGTTAAATTTAAAACACGAGTGGGTGCGAAGGCAGTCATTACACTTTTGCAGCCTGATGGTACAAAAGTCCCTTTCGGCTCTGTGGTGCGAATGAGTTCAGATTCAGGAAATGAGGGTATTGTTGACAATGATGGGAAAGTCTATATGTCAGGATTACCACCCGAAGGAAATCTTACCGTCATAGGTAAAACACACTCACTCAAATGCCCTTACCATTTGATAAAAAATGACGAAGCGCACGGACTCAACTTCTTTACCGCGAAGTGCAAGTAA
- a CDS encoding site-specific integrase, translating into MALSDAALRAMLGKEYEKVQVKTDREWLSARVSCKGKITFQYRYRWNGKGERVDIGTYPATSLKEARDEVIRLRGELEQNRNPRIVKRKARDDAFSALTVEGVIRTWLEKYGAANKPEHHDVLRSFEIHVFPHLGSVPHEDAPVHMWLNVLEPLARKKPAITIRLLTNARQAHNWAVRRRLTKNTPLRDLRLTDLGITLTPRDRVLSGNEIVTIFRAMEASRLAPKFQLLAKLCLLFGCRVGELSNAEKAHFDFEKKLWSVPPTHYKTGKRTRRPLVRPIIPEAEEMLKELFDQSPRSRFAMANIKHDAPQARSSLIDIPPRIRRSAHRHFGIEMEHWTLHDLRRTARTNLSDLTEPHIAEIMLGHKLPGVWQVYDRYGYIEEQRRAYSLWWARVTGWISGEGTVSALARSS; encoded by the coding sequence ATGGCGCTATCAGATGCGGCCCTCCGTGCGATGCTGGGTAAAGAATACGAAAAAGTGCAGGTCAAGACCGATCGTGAGTGGCTTTCTGCCCGCGTATCCTGCAAGGGTAAGATCACGTTTCAGTACCGTTACCGATGGAATGGGAAAGGGGAGCGCGTGGATATCGGTACATACCCGGCGACCAGTTTAAAAGAGGCGCGGGACGAGGTCATCCGGCTGCGTGGCGAGCTCGAACAAAACCGTAATCCTCGCATAGTGAAACGCAAGGCACGTGACGACGCTTTTTCCGCACTGACTGTTGAAGGGGTGATCAGGACATGGCTGGAAAAATACGGAGCTGCAAATAAGCCTGAACATCATGACGTTTTGCGTTCATTCGAAATACACGTTTTCCCCCATTTAGGCAGTGTTCCCCACGAGGATGCACCTGTACACATGTGGCTAAACGTTCTGGAACCCCTGGCGCGTAAAAAACCCGCTATAACTATCCGATTGCTGACGAATGCCAGGCAGGCCCATAACTGGGCAGTGCGCAGACGGCTGACAAAAAACACGCCGCTGAGGGATTTACGTCTCACAGATTTAGGCATCACACTGACACCACGCGATCGTGTTTTATCCGGTAATGAAATCGTGACAATTTTCCGGGCAATGGAAGCCAGCAGGCTTGCCCCCAAGTTTCAATTGCTGGCTAAGTTGTGCCTGCTGTTTGGTTGCCGGGTGGGAGAACTCTCAAATGCAGAAAAGGCTCATTTCGATTTTGAAAAAAAATTATGGTCAGTTCCGCCAACGCATTATAAAACGGGTAAGCGAACGCGCAGGCCGCTGGTAAGGCCTATCATTCCGGAAGCAGAGGAAATGCTTAAGGAACTATTTGACCAGTCACCGCGTAGCCGCTTTGCGATGGCAAACATAAAACATGATGCACCCCAGGCACGTTCGTCCCTGATCGATATTCCACCGAGGATCAGGCGGTCAGCACACCGCCACTTCGGCATTGAAATGGAACACTGGACATTACATGATCTGCGCCGGACAGCCCGCACCAATCTTTCCGATCTGACCGAACCACATATTGCGGAAATAATGCTGGGGCATAAATTGCCAGGTGTCTGGCAGGTGTACGACCGTTATGGGTATATTGAAGAACAGCGTCGCGCCTATTCGTTATGGTGGGCGCGTGTTACAGGGTGGATTAGTGGTGAAGGGACAGTATCAGCGTTGGCGCGCTCTTCGTGA